The Gammaproteobacteria bacterium genome has a segment encoding these proteins:
- a CDS encoding phytanoyl-CoA dioxygenase family protein: MTSSNFLPKPTSDRSQMSADLAEHGYCLVADALPESQLTSLQAAVDRTAGEDIAGGHPFVDEGGANQRLWQLLNRGAEFVELAEHPLALDLAGELLGNRTAYGIENDGLPQFLLSSLTANIAGYGGTPMLMHCDQGYVHEPWPDYPIVCNGGWLLDDFRAENGATLAIPGSHKLNRNPAPGEEKRAIPIEAPAGTLFFFDGRLWHGTGSNRARTLRRGIFSYFCQPWIRTQENHTASLDPEVAENASPVLRRLVGLDAYGISVGMINGLPPSR, encoded by the coding sequence ATGACGTCATCGAATTTCCTGCCGAAACCAACCTCCGATCGGTCGCAGATGAGCGCCGATCTGGCGGAGCATGGCTATTGCCTCGTTGCCGACGCGCTGCCTGAATCACAGCTGACTAGCTTGCAGGCGGCAGTTGATCGCACCGCCGGCGAGGACATCGCCGGCGGACATCCATTCGTGGACGAGGGCGGCGCCAACCAGCGTTTGTGGCAGCTCCTCAATCGGGGCGCGGAGTTTGTCGAACTGGCCGAGCATCCGTTGGCGCTTGACCTTGCAGGCGAACTGCTCGGCAATCGAACGGCCTACGGGATCGAGAACGACGGGCTGCCCCAGTTCCTCCTGTCCAGCCTGACCGCGAACATCGCGGGTTACGGCGGGACGCCGATGCTCATGCACTGCGATCAGGGCTACGTGCATGAACCGTGGCCCGACTACCCGATCGTCTGCAACGGCGGCTGGCTGCTGGACGACTTCCGGGCAGAAAACGGCGCCACACTGGCCATTCCGGGGAGCCACAAGCTGAATCGCAATCCGGCGCCCGGTGAAGAGAAGCGCGCCATACCCATTGAGGCGCCGGCGGGGACCCTGTTCTTCTTTGACGGCCGGCTGTGGCACGGAACCGGGTCCAATCGAGCGAGGACCCTGCGACGGGGAATATTCAGCTATTTCTGTCAACCCTGGATTCGCACCCAGGAGAACCATACTGCCTCGCTCGATCCCGAGGTCGCGGAGAACGCTTCACCTGTGCTGCGACGTCTGGTCGGCCTCGACGCGTACGGGATATCGGTGGGGATGATCAACGGACTTCCGCCGTCCCGTTAG
- a CDS encoding ester cyclase, with product MRSFVRPDVVWDACFPLNCLNGIDAVMDEFVTPIRRSLHGVRRRDEIFIGSRNPHDGCEWIASLTHYVGNFNAPLFGIPPNNRLVLLRSGEFYRVDDGRIGEAKLILDLVDLLRQTGQSPIPHVLGNEMLYPGPATHDGVLPGNRDRGETSMQLVNAMLADLHEYDPETFSSANQTGINGYWHEDMLWYGPGGIGSNYRWAGFLKDHRIPFLTAFPDREGGDRFCEFGDGDYAVVGGWPAMTMTHRGEYLGVEPTGRKLTLRVMDFYRCADGKIAENWVLLDYMDLLDQMGVDVLAQVRRS from the coding sequence ATGCGCTCGTTCGTTCGGCCGGACGTGGTTTGGGATGCCTGCTTTCCGCTCAATTGCCTGAACGGCATCGATGCCGTCATGGACGAGTTCGTGACTCCCATTCGCCGTTCCCTTCACGGTGTGCGCCGTCGCGACGAGATATTCATAGGGAGCAGGAATCCGCACGACGGTTGCGAATGGATCGCGTCCCTTACCCACTATGTCGGCAATTTCAATGCGCCTCTGTTCGGTATCCCTCCAAACAACCGGCTGGTGCTGCTGCGATCGGGCGAGTTCTACCGTGTCGATGACGGCCGCATCGGCGAAGCGAAGCTGATCCTCGACCTGGTCGACCTGTTGCGACAGACGGGACAGTCGCCCATCCCCCATGTCCTGGGCAACGAAATGCTCTACCCGGGCCCGGCAACGCATGACGGCGTGCTGCCGGGCAATCGCGATCGCGGCGAAACCAGCATGCAACTCGTCAACGCAATGCTTGCCGACCTGCATGAATACGATCCGGAAACGTTCTCCTCGGCCAACCAGACCGGTATCAACGGCTATTGGCACGAAGACATGCTTTGGTACGGCCCGGGCGGGATCGGGTCCAATTACCGATGGGCAGGATTCCTGAAAGATCACAGGATTCCATTTCTGACCGCGTTTCCCGATCGCGAGGGAGGCGACAGATTCTGCGAGTTCGGTGACGGTGACTATGCCGTTGTTGGCGGTTGGCCGGCGATGACGATGACCCACAGGGGCGAATACCTGGGCGTCGAGCCGACCGGAAGGAAACTCACTCTGCGGGTTATGGACTTCTACCGTTGCGCGGACGGCAAGATCGCCGAGAACTGGGTGCTGCTGGACTACATGGACCTGCTGGACCAGATGGGCGTCGACGTTTTGGCGCAGGTCCGGAGGTCATGA
- a CDS encoding endopeptidase La, with the protein MSDDTSTDLAVPRRLAVLPLRDVVVYPHMVVPLFVGRKPSILALENAMAVGKEILLVAQRKPEVDEPQARDIYRVGTLATVLQMMKMPDNTVKVMVQGVLRARLSSLKSGKFFSAEFETISEEAAGKDKPDEMEALRRSLLSQFESYVKLHKNVPPEALAGVSGLDDTGRLADTIAAHMQLALEKKQVVLETGDPGKRMEYLVGLMGSEIDMLKIERKIRGRVKTQMEKSQREYYLNEQMKAIQKELGELDEAPDEITSLEKGIKEAGMTKEAQEKAMTELGKLKMMAPMSAEATVVRNYLDWLLKVPWKKQRRTNGDLARAERILEEDHYGLEKIKERILEYLAVQKRVRSLKGPILCLVGPPGVGKTSLGRSIARATNRSFVRMSLGGVRDEAEIRGHRRTYIGALPGKIIQNLARSGVRNPLFLFDEVDKMSMDFRGDPSSALLEVLDPEQNSTFNDHYLEVDFDLSRVMFVCTANTLAIPPPLLDRMEVLRIPGYTEDEKLAIARNYLIAKQMKNNGVRKDELRFTVGGLRNIIRHYTREAGVRNLEREIARVCRKVVKRQLLRPSPKEICIGPRQLEPYLGVRKFRYGRAENQNRVGQAQGLAWTEVGGELLRIEASVSPGKGKLTLTGKLGDVMQESIQAALTVVRARAASLGLDPGFQSELDLHVHVPEGATPKDGPSAGIGMCTALVSALTGIPVRADVAMTGEITLGGEVLPVGGLKEKLLAAHRGGIERVLIPEECVKDLAEIPANVKRSLDIRSVRWIDEVLEHALESMPGVPASVADDQAAAATSTPAAPPPPDHPRPH; encoded by the coding sequence ATGAGCGACGACACCAGCACAGACCTGGCCGTGCCCCGCCGATTGGCAGTCCTGCCGCTGCGCGACGTGGTCGTGTACCCGCACATGGTCGTTCCGCTGTTCGTGGGACGCAAGCCCTCGATCCTGGCGCTGGAAAACGCGATGGCCGTGGGCAAGGAGATCCTGCTGGTCGCGCAGCGGAAGCCGGAAGTGGACGAACCGCAGGCGCGCGACATCTACCGGGTGGGCACGCTGGCGACCGTGCTGCAGATGATGAAGATGCCGGACAACACGGTGAAGGTGATGGTCCAGGGCGTCCTGCGCGCGCGCCTCAGTTCGCTCAAGTCAGGCAAATTCTTCAGCGCGGAGTTCGAGACCATCTCGGAAGAGGCCGCGGGCAAGGACAAGCCCGACGAAATGGAAGCGCTGCGCCGCTCGCTGCTGAGCCAGTTCGAGTCGTACGTGAAGCTGCACAAGAACGTTCCGCCCGAAGCGCTGGCCGGCGTGTCGGGGCTGGACGACACCGGCAGGCTGGCCGACACCATCGCCGCGCACATGCAGCTTGCGCTCGAGAAGAAGCAGGTCGTGCTTGAGACCGGCGATCCGGGCAAGCGCATGGAATACCTGGTGGGCCTCATGGGCAGCGAGATCGACATGCTCAAGATCGAGCGCAAGATTCGCGGCCGCGTGAAGACGCAAATGGAGAAGAGCCAGCGCGAGTACTACCTGAACGAGCAGATGAAGGCCATCCAGAAGGAGCTGGGCGAGCTCGACGAGGCGCCGGACGAGATTACCTCGCTGGAAAAGGGGATCAAGGAAGCCGGCATGACCAAGGAGGCCCAGGAAAAGGCCATGACCGAACTGGGCAAGCTCAAGATGATGGCGCCGATGTCGGCCGAGGCCACCGTGGTGCGCAACTACCTGGACTGGCTGCTGAAGGTGCCCTGGAAGAAGCAGCGCCGGACCAACGGCGACCTGGCCCGGGCCGAACGGATCCTGGAAGAGGACCATTACGGGCTGGAGAAGATCAAGGAGCGAATCCTCGAGTACCTGGCCGTGCAGAAACGCGTCCGGTCGCTTAAGGGGCCCATCCTGTGCCTGGTCGGTCCTCCCGGCGTCGGCAAGACGTCGCTGGGCCGTTCGATCGCCAGGGCCACCAACCGCTCCTTCGTGCGCATGTCGCTGGGCGGCGTGCGCGACGAGGCGGAGATACGCGGCCACCGCCGCACCTATATCGGCGCGCTGCCGGGCAAGATCATCCAGAACCTGGCGCGGTCGGGCGTGCGCAACCCGCTGTTCCTGTTCGACGAGGTGGACAAGATGTCCATGGACTTTCGCGGCGACCCGTCCTCGGCGCTGCTGGAGGTGCTCGATCCGGAACAGAATTCCACCTTCAACGACCACTACCTGGAAGTCGATTTCGATCTGTCGCGCGTGATGTTCGTCTGTACGGCCAACACGCTGGCCATACCGCCGCCGCTGCTGGACCGAATGGAAGTTCTGAGGATTCCCGGCTACACCGAGGACGAGAAACTGGCCATCGCGCGCAATTACCTGATCGCCAAGCAGATGAAGAACAACGGCGTGCGCAAGGACGAGCTCCGCTTCACGGTCGGCGGCCTGCGCAACATCATTCGCCACTACACCCGCGAGGCCGGAGTGCGCAACCTGGAGCGCGAGATCGCCCGGGTGTGCCGCAAGGTCGTCAAGCGGCAGTTGCTGCGCCCCTCGCCGAAAGAAATCTGCATTGGCCCACGCCAGCTCGAGCCGTACCTGGGCGTGCGCAAGTTCCGCTACGGCCGCGCCGAAAACCAGAACCGGGTGGGCCAGGCCCAGGGCCTGGCGTGGACGGAGGTGGGCGGCGAGCTGCTGCGCATCGAGGCCTCGGTCTCGCCGGGCAAGGGCAAGCTGACGCTGACCGGCAAGCTGGGCGACGTCATGCAGGAATCGATCCAGGCCGCGCTGACCGTCGTTCGGGCGCGGGCCGCCTCGCTGGGGCTGGACCCGGGCTTCCAGTCCGAACTGGATCTGCACGTGCACGTCCCGGAAGGCGCCACGCCCAAGGACGGCCCCAGCGCCGGAATCGGCATGTGCACCGCCCTGGTGTCGGCGCTGACCGGCATCCCGGTGCGTGCCGACGTCGCCATGACCGGCGAAATAACGCTGGGCGGCGAGGTACTGCCGGTTGGCGGGCTGAAGGAAAAACTGCTGGCCGCGCACCGGGGCGGCATCGAGCGCGTCCTGATTCCGGAGGAGTGCGTGAAGGACCTGGCCGAGATCCCGGCCAACGTCAAGCGCAGCCTGGATATCCGGTCGGTGCGCTGGATCGACGAAGTGCTGGAACACGCCCTGGAGAGCATGCCCGGGGTCCCCGCTTCCGTTGCCGACGATCAGGCCGCCGCGGCGACTTCAACACCCGCTGCTCCGCCCCCGCCGGATCATCCGCGCCCCCACTGA